In Microcaecilia unicolor chromosome 1, aMicUni1.1, whole genome shotgun sequence, the following are encoded in one genomic region:
- the LOC115470727 gene encoding zinc finger protein 850-like — protein sequence MKENYDTLMSLEKDDSRSSNTKTHDWKLSEKPEREKMLSEREKEETPSCSDWGKKGKNGNKQKHSPEGSAPCEHSTSNIIQMRDQRCLCDVCEIFLSDHFILKSHPRSDNEERPSTCTNYGKNVCQKREPQGQQKTCIKETYSTSSECGKGFSRKKELVQHEIIHKTRVYTSTEYGKSFPNRENITKYQKNNTNERLASYPGCDKSFNQEENLIRNAKFYIGETLVSSTECMKSFSHEDAFTDYNKVQTGEKLIASTKTEKVFCRKANFLKDQKNKRLYTCADGGTNACWKTNLTMHKRINTGVKPFNCTESNSFSQMPVLMTHQRIHIGVKPFKCSKCNKSFSQKAYLRQHQIIHMGVKSFTCSTSGRSFTEKETLRRLWQIHTGLKPFHCTECNKRFSQKSNLIRHQRVHTGMKPFHCTECNESFSRKENLTTHQRIHTGLKPFHCTECNKSFSRKENLTTHQRIHTGLKPFHCTECNKCFSQKSTLTNHQRVHTGMKPFHCTECNKCFSHKSTLIRHQSVHTGMKPFNCSERNKRFSRKASLTKHQRIHLGLKPFHCTACNKNFSQKAYLTIHQRIHTGMKPFHCTECNKRFSQKVELTIHQRIHTGMKPFHCTECNKRFSQKVYLTIHQRIHTGMKPFHCTKCNKCFSQKSNLIRHQSVHTGMKPFHCTECNKSFSQKSTLTKHQRVHTGMKPFHCTECNKSFSLKENLKTHQRIHTGLKPFHCTECNKTFKRKAALIIHQRTHTGMKPFHCTECNKSFSQKSTLTKHQRVHTGMKPFHCTECNKSFSRKENLKTHQRIHTGMKPFHCTECNKCFSHKSTLIRHQSVHTGMKPFHCTECNESFCQKVQLTIHQRSHTGLKPFHCTECNKSFRQKSSLIFHQRIHKGLKPFHCTECNKSFSQKSTLTNHQRVHTGMKPFHCTECNKCFSHKSTLIRHQSVHTGMKPFNCSERNKRFSRKASLTKHQRIHLGVKPFLCADCGKSFTEKGNLNIHQRIHTGLKPFHCTACNKNFSQKAYLTIHQRIHTGMKPFHCTECNKRFSQKVELTIHQRIHTGMKPFHCTECNKRFSQKVYLTIHQRIHTGMKPFHCTKCNKCFSQKSNLIRHQSVHTGMKPFHCTECNKSFSQKSTLTKHQRVHTGMKPFHCTECNKSFSLKENLKTHQRIHTGLKPFHCTECNKTFKRKAALIIHQRTHTGMKPFHCTECNKSFSQKSTLTKHQRVHTGMKPFHCTECNKSFSRKENLKTHQRIHTGMKPFHCTECNKCFSHKSTLIRHQSVHTGMKPFHCTECNESFCQKVQLTIHQRSHTGLKPFHCTECNKSFRQKSSLIFHQRIHKGLKPFHCTECNKSFSQKSTLTNHQRVHTGMKPFHCTECNKCFSHKSTLIRHQSVHTGMKPFNCSERNKRFSRKASLTKHQRIHLGVKPFLCADCGKSFTEKGNLNIHQRIHTGLKPFHCTACNKNFSQKAYLTIHQRIHTGMKPFHCTECNKRFSQKVYLTIHQRIHTGMKPFHCTKCNKCFSQKSNLIRHQSVHTGMKPFHCTECNKSFSQI from the exons aaaaaGATGATTCCAGAAGCAGTAATACAAAGACACATGactggaagctcagtgagaaACCTGAAAGGgaaaagatgttatcagaaagagagaaagaggagactccttcctgttctgactggggaaaaaagggaaaaaatggaaataaacaaaaacattcacCAGAAGGCTCAGCTCCGTGTGAACACAGTACCAGTAATATCATACAGATGAGAGATCAAAGATGTTTATGTGATGTATGTGAGATATTCCTCAGCGATCATTTCATTCTGAAATCGCATCCTAGATCCGATAATGAAGAGAGACCATCTACATGTACGAACTATGGGAAAAACGTCTGTCAAAAGAGAGAACCACAAGGACAACAGAAAACATGCATAAAAGAAACATATTCTACATCTTCTGAGTGTGGAAAAGGTTTTAGTAGGAAGAAAGAGCTAGTGCAACATGAAATTATTCATAAAACTAGAGTGTATACAAGTacagaatatgggaaaagctTTCCCAATAgagaaaatattacaaaataccagaaaaacaaCACTAATGAGAGACTAGCTTCATATCCTGGTTGTGACAAAAGCTTCAATCAAGAAGAAAACTTAATCAGAAATGCAAAATTCTACATAGGAGAGACACTAGTTTCCAGTACTGAATGTATGAAAAGTTTCAGTCATGAAGATGCTTTCACAGATTATAATAAAGTGCAAACTGGTGAGAAATTGATCGCTTCTACTAAAACTGAAAAAGTCTTTTGCAGGAAGGCAAACTTCTTGAAAGACCAGAAAAACAAGAGATTGTATACTTGTGCTGATGGTGGTACAAACGCTTGTTGGAAaacaaacctcacaatgcacaagAGAAtcaacacaggagtgaaaccatttaactgtactgagtCTAATAGCTTTAGTCAGATGCCAGTCCTCAtgacacaccagagaatccacataggcgtgaagccatttaaatgttctaagtgtaataaaagcttcagtcagaaggcataCCTCAGACAACACCAGATAATCCACATGGGAGTGAAatcatttacctgttccactagTGGTagaagctttactgagaaggaaACACTCCGAAGGCTCTGGCAAATCCACACAGgactgaaaccctttcactgcactgagtgtaataaaagattcAGTCAGAAGTCAAACCTCATACGACACCAGAgagtccacacaggaatgaaaccctttcactgcactgagtgtaatgaAAGTTTCAGTCGGAAGGAAAACCTCAcaacacaccagagaatccacacaggactgaaaccctttcactgcactgagtgtaataaaagcttcagtcggaaggaaAACCTCAcaacacaccagagaatccacacaggactgaaaccctttcactgcactgagtgtaataaatgctTCAGTCAGAAGTCAACCCTCACAAATCACCAGAgagtccacacaggaatgaaaccctttcactgcactgagtgtaataaatgctTCAGTCACAAGTCAACCCTCATACGACACCAGAgtgtccacacaggaatgaaaccctttaactgttCTGAGCGTAATAAAAGATTCAGTCGGAAGGcaagcctcacaaaacaccagagaatccacttgG gattgAAACCATTTCACTGCACTGCGTGTAATAAAAACTTCAGTCAGAAGGcatacctcacaatacaccagagaatccacacaggaatgaaacccttccactgcactgagtgtaataaaagattcAGTCAAAAGGTGgaactcacaatacaccagagaatccacacaggaatgaaaccctttcactgcactgagtgtaataaaagattcAGTCAAAAGGtgtacctcacaatacaccagagaatccacacaggaatgaaaccctttcactgcactaaGTGTAATAAATGCTTCAGTCAGAAGTCAAACCTCATACGACACCAGAgtgtccacacaggaatgaaaccctttcactgcactgagtgtaataaaagcttcagtcagaagtcaaccctcacaaaacaccagagagtccacacaggaatgaaaccctttcactgcactgagtgtaataaaagcttcagtctgaAGGAAAACCTCaaaacacaccagagaatccacacaggactgaaaccctttcactgcactgagtgtaataaaacatTCAAGCGGAAGGCAGCCCTCATAATACACCAGAGaacccacacaggaatgaaaccctttcactgcactgagtgtaataaaagcttcagtcagaagtcaaccctcacaaaacaccagagagtccacacaggaatgaaaccctttcactgcactgagtgtaataaaagcttcagtcggaaggaaaacctcaaaacacaccagagaatccacacaggaatgaaaccctttcactgcacggAGTGTAATAAATGCTTCAGTCACAAGTCAACCCTCATACGACACCAGAgtgtccacacaggaatgaaaccctttcactgcactgagtgtaatgaGAGCTTCTGTCAGAAGGTAcaactcacaatacaccagagaagccacacaggactgaaaccctttcactgcactgagtgtaataaaagcttcaggcagaagtcAAGCCTCATattccaccagagaatccacaaaggactgaaaccctttcactgcactgagtgtaataaaagcttcagtcagaagtcaaCCCTCACAAATCACCAGAgagtccacacaggaatgaaaccctttcactgcactgagtgtaataaatgctTCAGTCACAAGTCAACCCTCATACGACACCAGAgtgtccacacaggaatgaaaccctttaactgttCTGAGCGTAATAAAAGATTCAGTCGGAAGGcaagcctcacaaaacaccagagaatccacttgGGTGTGAAGCCATTCTTATGTGCTGATTGTGGTAAAAGTTTCACTGAGAAGGGAAACCTCaatatacaccagagaatccacacaggattgAAACCATTTCACTGCACTGCGTGTAATAAAAACTTCAGTCAGAAGGcatacctcacaatacaccagagaatccacacaggaatgaaacccttccactgcactgagtgtaataaaagattcAGTCAAAAGGTGgaactcacaatacaccagagaatccacacaggaatgaaaccctttcactgcactgagtgtaataaaagattcAGTCAAAAGGtgtacctcacaatacaccagagaatccacacaggaatgaaaccctttcactgcactaaGTGTAATAAATGCTTCAGTCAGAAGTCAAACCTCATACGACACCAGAgtgtccacacaggaatgaaaccctttcactgcactgagtgtaataaaagcttcagtcagaagtcaaccctcacaaaacaccagagagtccacacaggaatgaaaccctttcactgcactgagtgtaataaaagcttcagtctgaAGGAAAACCTCaaaacacaccagagaatccacacaggactgaaaccctttcactgcactgagtgtaataaaacatTCAAGCGGAAGGCAGCCCTCATAATACACCAGAGaacccacacaggaatgaaaccctttcactgcactgagtgtaataaaagcttcagtcagaagtcaaccctcacaaaacaccagagagtccacacaggaatgaaaccctttcactgcactgagtgtaataaaagcttcagtcggaaggaaaacctcaaaacacaccagagaatccacacaggaatgaaaccctttcactgcacggAGTGTAATAAATGCTTCAGTCACAAGTCAACCCTCATACGACACCAGAgtgtccacacaggaatgaaaccctttcactgcactgagtgtaatgaGAGCTTCTGTCAGAAGGTAcaactcacaatacaccagagaagccacacaggactgaaaccctttcactgcactgagtgtaataaaagcttcaggcagaagtcAAGCCTCATattccaccagagaatccacaaaggactgaaaccctttcactgcactgagtgtaataaaagcttcagtcagaagtcaaCCCTCACAAATCACCAGAgagtccacacaggaatgaaaccctttcactgcactgagtgtaataaatgctTCAGTCACAAGTCAACCCTCATACGACACCAGAgtgtccacacaggaatgaaaccctttaactgttCTGAGCGTAATAAAAGATTCAGTCGGAAGGcaagcctcacaaaacaccagcgAATCCACTTGGGTGTGAAGCCATTCTTATGTGCTGATTGTGGTAAAAGTTTCACTGAGAAGGGAAACCTCaatatacaccagagaatccacacaggattgAAACCATTTCACTGCACTGCGTGTAATAAAAACTTCAGTCAGAAGGcatacctcacaatacaccagagaatccacacaggaatgaaacccttccactgcactgagtgtaataaaagattcAGTCAAAAGGtgtacctcacaatacaccagagaatccacacaggaatgaaaccctttcactgcactaaGTGTAATAAATGCTTCAGTCAGAAGTCAAACCTCATACGACACCAGAgtgtccacacaggaatgaaaccctttcactgcactgagtgtaataaaagcttcagtcaga tctga